Proteins co-encoded in one Betaproteobacteria bacterium genomic window:
- the pth gene encoding aminoacyl-tRNA hydrolase, which produces MRLVVGLGNPGREYEATRHNAGFWFVDAIADREGVSLRNESRFHGLVARIARGGRECWLLEPSTYMNASGRAVGALCRFYKIEPQEILVVHDELDLPPGGVKLKKGGGAAGHNGLKDIIAHIGQAFWRLRIGIGHPGDRAQVINFVLQPPRKEEMPGIESAINRSIDVWPMVWEDRMEAAMHALHTRPDAPAADAKPTKEKQ; this is translated from the coding sequence ATGCGACTGGTCGTAGGTTTGGGCAATCCCGGCCGGGAATACGAAGCCACGCGCCACAACGCCGGGTTCTGGTTCGTGGATGCCATCGCGGACCGCGAAGGCGTTTCGCTGCGCAACGAATCGCGCTTTCACGGGCTGGTCGCGCGCATCGCACGCGGCGGGCGCGAATGCTGGCTGCTGGAGCCGTCCACCTACATGAACGCCAGCGGCCGTGCGGTGGGCGCGCTGTGCCGCTTCTACAAGATCGAACCGCAGGAGATCCTCGTCGTGCACGACGAGCTGGATCTGCCGCCCGGTGGCGTCAAGCTCAAGAAGGGCGGCGGCGCGGCCGGGCACAACGGCCTGAAGGACATCATCGCCCACATCGGCCAGGCCTTCTGGCGGCTGCGCATCGGCATCGGGCACCCGGGCGATCGCGCGCAGGTGATCAACTTCGTCCTGCAGCCGCCCCGCAAGGAAGAAATGCCCGGCATCGAATCGGCCATCAACCGCTCGATCGACGTCTGGCCCATGGTGTGGGAAGACCGTATGGAAGCCGCCATGCACGCGCTGCACACGCGCCCGGATGCGCCGGCAGCGGACGCCAAACCCACGAAGGAAAAGCAATGA
- a CDS encoding 50S ribosomal protein L25/general stress protein Ctc — MQFEVIASPRSLQGTGASRRLRRKGLVPGIVYGGGKEPQAVEIDHQALSLRLRNEAFHASVLTMKVDGQVDRVLLRDVQMHPYRQEILHVDFQRVAKDQIIHVKIPLHFVNADAAPGVKFGHGIINHVMNEIDIQCLPDHLPEFIAVDLGAMELGSSVHLADIKFPEGVESVQYKRGDNAVVVTIQVPGGAVEAEAETAPSAATVPATAQKAEKK, encoded by the coding sequence ATGCAATTCGAAGTGATCGCGAGCCCGCGGTCTTTGCAGGGAACGGGTGCGAGCCGCCGCCTGCGCCGCAAGGGGCTGGTACCAGGCATCGTCTACGGAGGCGGCAAGGAACCCCAGGCCGTCGAAATCGACCATCAGGCGCTCTCGCTGCGTCTGCGCAACGAAGCGTTCCACGCCTCGGTGCTGACCATGAAGGTGGATGGCCAGGTCGACCGCGTGCTGCTGCGTGACGTGCAGATGCACCCCTACCGCCAGGAAATCCTGCACGTGGACTTCCAGCGCGTGGCCAAGGACCAGATCATCCACGTGAAGATTCCGCTGCACTTCGTCAACGCGGATGCCGCGCCTGGCGTCAAGTTCGGTCACGGCATCATCAACCACGTGATGAACGAAATCGACATCCAGTGTCTGCCCGACCACCTGCCGGAGTTCATTGCCGTGGATCTGGGTGCGATGGAACTCGGCAGCAGCGTGCACCTGGCCGACATCAAGTTCCCCGAGGGCGTGGAGTCGGTGCAGTACAAGCGCGGCGACAACGCCGTGGTGGTGACGATCCAGGTGCCGGGCGGTGCGGTGGAAGCCGAAGCCGAGACGGCGCCTTCCGCAGCCACGGTTCCCGCGACTGCGCAGAAGGCCGAGAAGAAGTAA
- a CDS encoding ribose-phosphate pyrophosphokinase, translating to MAYDSLMVFTGNANPRLAEDVCKNLNIHLGRATVGRFSDGEVMVELLENVRGKDVFVLQSTCNPTNDSLMEVMLMVDALKRSSAGRITAAIPYFGYARQDRRPRSARVAISAKVVANMLQSVGVDRLLTMDLHADQIQGFFDIPVDNIYAAPILLGDVWKQGFQDLIVVSPDVGGVVRARALAKRLESDLAIIDKRRPRPNVATVMNIIGDVAGRTCLIMDDMVDTANTLCEAARALKEKGAAKVLAYCIHPVLSGKAVQRIADSVLDEIVVTDTIPLREEARACPKIRQLGVAGLLAETMRRISNEDSVSSLFME from the coding sequence ATGGCCTACGACAGCCTGATGGTGTTCACCGGCAACGCGAATCCGCGGCTTGCCGAAGACGTCTGCAAGAACCTGAACATCCACCTGGGCCGCGCCACCGTCGGGCGGTTCAGCGATGGCGAGGTGATGGTGGAACTGCTGGAGAACGTCCGCGGGAAGGACGTCTTCGTGCTGCAGTCCACCTGCAACCCCACCAACGACAGCCTGATGGAAGTGATGCTGATGGTCGACGCGCTCAAGCGTTCGTCCGCCGGGCGCATCACCGCGGCAATCCCCTACTTCGGTTATGCGCGCCAGGATCGCCGGCCGCGCTCCGCCCGGGTGGCCATCAGCGCCAAGGTCGTTGCGAACATGCTCCAGTCGGTCGGTGTCGACCGGCTGCTGACCATGGACCTGCACGCCGACCAGATCCAGGGCTTCTTCGACATCCCCGTGGACAACATCTACGCCGCACCCATTCTGCTGGGGGATGTCTGGAAGCAGGGGTTCCAGGATCTCATCGTGGTCTCGCCGGACGTCGGTGGCGTGGTTCGCGCCCGTGCCCTGGCCAAGCGCCTCGAATCCGACCTCGCCATCATCGACAAGCGCCGTCCGCGCCCCAATGTGGCGACGGTCATGAACATCATCGGCGATGTCGCCGGCCGTACCTGTCTCATCATGGACGACATGGTCGACACCGCCAACACGCTGTGCGAAGCGGCGCGCGCCCTCAAGGAAAAAGGCGCGGCCAAGGTGCTCGCCTACTGTATCCACCCGGTGCTGTCCGGCAAGGCCGTGCAGCGCATCGCGGATTCGGTGCTGGACGAGATCGTGGTCACCGACACCATTCCGCTGCGCGAGGAAGCCCGGGCGTGCCCCAAGATCCGGCAACTGGGCGTGGCCGGTCTGCTGGCCGAGACCATGCGCCGCATCAGTAACGAGGATTCCGTCTCGTCGTTGTTCATGGAGTAG
- the ispE gene encoding 4-(cytidine 5'-diphospho)-2-C-methyl-D-erythritol kinase, producing the protein MREIWPAPAKLNLFLHVTGRRPDGYHTLQTVFRFLDHGDDLRFEVREDGLIRRASGPAEVPPEDDLVVRAARLLQAETGSRLGADIHLLKRLPFGGGVGGGSSDAATTLIALNVLWRTGLERGRLQALGLRLGADVPVFVFGRSAFAEGVGEKLQAIELPPAWYVVINPPVHVSTAAVFSHPELTRHSDPVRMATFFSGHTRNDLQPVVCRLYPEVAEALAWLESFGPARMTGSGASVFCGFPSLREAQSVWDRKPVNWRGFVAQGMDTHPLLEPGT; encoded by the coding sequence TTGAGGGAAATCTGGCCGGCGCCGGCCAAGCTCAACCTCTTCCTGCACGTGACCGGCCGCCGGCCGGACGGATACCACACACTGCAGACGGTCTTCCGCTTTCTGGACCATGGCGACGACCTGCGCTTCGAAGTGCGCGAGGACGGGCTGATCCGCCGCGCATCGGGGCCGGCCGAAGTGCCGCCGGAGGACGATCTCGTGGTCCGGGCGGCCCGGCTGCTGCAGGCCGAGACCGGCAGCCGGCTCGGAGCGGACATCCATCTCCTCAAGCGGCTGCCCTTCGGTGGCGGGGTGGGGGGCGGCAGTTCGGACGCGGCCACCACGCTGATCGCCCTGAACGTGCTCTGGCGCACCGGTCTGGAGCGGGGACGGCTCCAGGCGCTGGGATTGCGGCTCGGGGCCGACGTGCCGGTTTTCGTGTTCGGGCGCAGCGCATTCGCGGAAGGCGTGGGCGAGAAGCTTCAGGCCATCGAGCTGCCGCCGGCGTGGTACGTGGTCATCAACCCGCCCGTGCACGTGTCCACGGCGGCGGTTTTCAGTCATCCGGAATTGACGCGCCATAGTGATCCAGTCAGAATGGCGACCTTTTTTTCGGGGCATACCCGCAACGATCTGCAGCCGGTCGTTTGCAGGCTGTACCCTGAAGTGGCCGAAGCGCTCGCCTGGCTGGAAAGCTTCGGTCCCGCCCGGATGACCGGTTCGGGCGCCAGCGTGTTTTGCGGGTTCCCGTCCCTGCGCGAAGCGCAATCGGTGTGGGACAGAAAGCCTGTGAACTGGCGGGGGTTCGTTGCTCAGGGAATGGACACTCACCCCCTGCTGGAGCCGGGTACGTAG
- the lolB gene encoding outer membrane lipoprotein LolB — MISRTLLLPARPCAPGAADSGRRAAVGRLAALTGVALALNGCAFLFKKPPVEGKPVPERFELEGKIAVRYGDDGYSGTFRWQHAGERDRVELFTPIGTLHARLLREPAGAILETADGKRAEEPDAQTLSLRILGWELPLTELPFWLFTRPAPGAGAADVESGPEGRPVRLSQGQWRVTYRSYFASKAPLLPERLDLEKPGLKVKLIASHWGEPELNP, encoded by the coding sequence GTGATTTCCCGGACGCTCCTTCTCCCGGCCCGCCCATGCGCTCCCGGCGCTGCCGATTCAGGCCGGCGCGCCGCCGTCGGCCGCCTGGCGGCACTGACCGGGGTGGCGCTGGCCCTGAACGGTTGTGCCTTCCTGTTCAAGAAGCCCCCTGTGGAAGGCAAGCCGGTGCCCGAGCGTTTCGAACTCGAAGGCAAGATCGCCGTGCGTTACGGCGACGACGGCTACAGCGGCACATTCCGCTGGCAGCATGCCGGTGAGCGCGACCGGGTCGAGCTGTTCACGCCCATCGGCACACTCCACGCGAGGCTCTTGCGGGAGCCTGCCGGGGCGATCCTCGAAACCGCCGACGGCAAGCGCGCGGAGGAACCCGATGCCCAGACGCTCTCCCTCCGCATCCTCGGCTGGGAACTGCCCCTGACCGAACTGCCGTTCTGGCTCTTTACCCGGCCGGCGCCCGGTGCCGGCGCCGCCGACGTCGAATCCGGTCCCGAAGGGCGGCCCGTCCGGCTGTCCCAGGGGCAGTGGCGCGTGACCTACCGGTCGTATTTCGCGTCCAAGGCGCCGTTGCTGCCTGAACGGCTCGACCTGGAGAAGCCCGGTCTCAAGGTGAAGCTGATCGCCAGCCACTGGGGCGAACCGGAGTTGAATCCTTGA